Genomic DNA from Theobroma cacao cultivar B97-61/B2 chromosome 3, Criollo_cocoa_genome_V2, whole genome shotgun sequence:
AGATAAGGATATTTCCTGAAAACCtaatgtattttttaaaaaataaaaataaaactcccctactaaatttttctttaaactttttttattaaattatattttttaaaaatcttctcaaaaatcttgtttgaCATAATTTCTACTTTCAAGAGGTCCAGGCCAAACGCGCATTAAGAATCCTCCCAATTGCTCACCAGTACCCATCTCAACTCAAAATTCAAGCTAGCCATTTTCGAAGCAATCAGAAACCATCATCAGATCCAAATTTTAgattatatttttcctttgtgagcatgaaaaatgaatgacATGGGTGATAAGCTATTACGGATATTTAGATTTATTTCGTTTCTCAAGTGAAAGCTCAATAGCTTTGAACTACAGTCTATcatcaagaataaaaaatactaGTAATTGCTATTCCGTGGGTTCCTGCCTAACGGGAACCCCCAAATATGAGTTTTTCCTACCCGGTTGGAGCCTTTGAACAAATTGAAACTACGCGAGAGAAGGCTGCAGAGCACTGACCGAATATAGAGCAAACAAGATACAAGTCTCCGGTAGCATCATCAGCCACCAACTACACacagaaatataaaaatgagaATGGACTCACTTAACTGAATCTCAAATAAATTGAGGTCAACAACAATACAAACTCAAAACAAGGAAAGGAGGAAATGAATTTGCCAGTTAAGAATTGATACAATTTGATTCTTGACAAACTCGTAAGGTAAGAGTTAGGGAAGTCCAAAGCTATTAGACTTGGCACTTAAGCAATTGCAGACAATGAATGCTGAGAATAGCTCTATAAACCAACACAATACTTAAAATGCAATTTGACATAATCAGAAAACCAGAGATCAAATAGAtatccaaaattttcagaaaaacACATAAAGAAAACATCCTTGTAATCTGCAGCAGCTGGAATCCAGtgaaagacaaaaaagaaaacaaaaaccaaggTCCAACATATTACTAAGTAAAACAGCACTATAACTATGACTTAAGCAATCATTCCTCTTCAACGATCCTGCCCTTCTCGCTAACATAGATACCATCAAGGAACTTTCTAATATCCTTATTCTTCACATGGCATTTCTGTTTAAAACAAACATACAACAGTCAGATTATGTAATATGTAATATAAgcattaaaaaattcaaaatgggAGAGTACCTGGTTTATCAAAGCTGCTGAGCGTGAGACAAGTTCGATGTCATTACCATCCAAAACGATCTCATCCTTGACCTTCTCGGATCGAACAATAGAAACCCCTTCCAACATATCCACTTTACGCACCTGATGTAACACCAACAGACAAATCCATATTAATATGAAGAAACATCTAAACGGTTAAAGATGAAATGCCAAATAAATACGAAGACCTAGAAATAGAAGAAACATCTCAAACTCTATAAACAGTTATAGGATGACAAGTCTAAGAGTCAACATGGTTCACGTTTGGTTCCTTAAACCCTCTGTTCTCCTAAGTAGATAATGCAGGTATAATTTGGTTCAAAAGAATTAGCTATCTATAACTACGCATCAGTAAAAGATACTaagttttataataaaaaggtTCTACTTAAGTTATTAGGCATTTAAAACAGCATGCCTCTACTGACAAATTTGATAGGCAAACATTCACAGAAGATTATTTGAAATCAAAAGCATAAACCaaagaatatatatgtataaccGAACATTATCGAACAAGTATTCACGGAATAGAGATCTAACATGCATTCCTTAAATCGAAAAGAAAAACACGAAAAAAAGCAACGGTAACGAAAAGATTCCGGTCcaatataaatatatgcaGACATATAGCGGGAGAGGACCTTTTTCTCGCCAAGGAAGTTACGGATCTCGATGGACTTGTTGCCGTTAGTAATGGAGGCGTTGATGGGAAAGTGAGCATAAACAAATCTCATCTTGTATCGATATCCCTTGGTGACACCGGTGATGAGATTCTCGACATGGCTGAGTGCGGTGCGGATGGCGGCGCTGGTCTTCCTGGAACCGAACCAAGCCTCGATTCTGAGCTTGCGCTTGCCGGTCTCCTCGTCCTTGATCAGATGGAAGTCAAGGTTGAGGTGCTTGAAGTTGCGGGTGAGCTTTCCCCTGGGTCCCTCAACCTCGATCAGCTTCGCCTTCACTTTGATGCTAACCCCATCGGGTATGTCCATCGTCTCTGAAGAAAGAATGGTCTTCATTTCGTTTGGCTTTTGGCTCTCTCTACACTGAGGCGGCTTCGACCAGAAAACACAAGACACTCACCTTAGAAAAACCCTAAACCTAGATGTCATTATATAGATACATTTTCCACGCTCAGAGAACGCCGACTCGTGGGCAGCTTCAGTGTTCAGGTGACCATCATTTGAGGCCCAACCTTTTTAACTTTATTGGGCTTCGTGGCCTAATTGTTACGTCTCTAATCTGCCCaataactaataaataattaatattttgatgttttcttttaattgCGTATGACTAGATTAAACAACGAttgttataaattattaaaaaaaaaaaagaacttttttaagg
This window encodes:
- the LOC18605916 gene encoding 60S ribosomal protein L9, with the protein product MKTILSSETMDIPDGVSIKVKAKLIEVEGPRGKLTRNFKHLNLDFHLIKDEETGKRKLRIEAWFGSRKTSAAIRTALSHVENLITGVTKGYRYKMRFVYAHFPINASITNGNKSIEIRNFLGEKKVRKVDMLEGVSIVRSEKVKDEIVLDGNDIELVSRSAALINQKCHVKNKDIRKFLDGIYVSEKGRIVEEE